In the genome of Streptomyces sp. NBC_00433, the window GCCGCGGCCAGCACCGCCGGCTCCGCGTCGCCCGCGGCCCGCCGCAGCGGCGCGGGCCGGTCGGGCAGGCCTGCCTCAGCCGCGCCCTGCAAGGCCTTGCTGTCGAAGAAGGGTGCGATGTCCGGCCACACCAGCTGGACCTCCCGCAGGAAGATGTCCGCCCCGGCCGGCCCGATCCCCGGGAACTCCCGCAGTGCCGCGCGCAGCGCGCCCAGATCGGCGCCGGCCTCCTCGTGCAGCCTCCGCAGATCCCCGCCGTAGCGCTCGGTCGCCAGCGCCGCGCCCTTGCCGAGCTGAGTCGCGGTGCTCTCGTCATAGCGCCGATAGCCGCCGCGCCCCAGCGCGTCCACCCGCTCCTGCCAGGTCGCTGCGGCCATCCGCCGCGGGTCCCGCAGTCCCGCTTCCGCGAGGGCGCGTGCCGTCGCCACGGCCGTACCGCTGCGGATGCGTGCGCTCAGCAGCACGGTCAGGACGAGCAGCCGGTACAGCGGCTGCGGTGTGTCGCGGAGCGCGATCCCGGCCTCGGCGGCGTACGTCTGGCCGTACGCCGCCAGTACCCTCTCGACGCGCTCGCCCTCTCCCATGCCGAGTCCTTACCCGGGCATACGAGACATACGCATCTCCCCTGCGGGGTGGCTCGATGACCCTGCCTCCTGCGGTGACGCCGCTCCCCACCGCCGGTGGGGGCTGGCCGCGCCGTTCCCCGCGCCCCCAGGTGGTTGCCACTTGCCGTGGCGTCGCTTTCTTTCCCGCCTCTTCGGCGGGGCGCGCCGTTCCCCGCGCCCCTGAAAAACGGTCATCCCCCTGCGCAGAGCCCAGCCCCTCCCAAACGCCCGGACGCAGGAGGACGCAGGCCCAAAGGGGCGCGGGGAACGGCGCGCCCCCTCACGATGCACGCGCGGACAAGCACCGCACCGCAAGGGGCAATCACCCCAGGGGCGCGGGGAACTGCGCGACACGCCACGACACAGCGGCACTGTGAACGCGACAGGACGTGGCACCCACCGAGGGGCGCGGGGAACTGCGCCACACGCCACGACGCGGCGGGACTGTGAGTGCGACAGGACGGGGCTGCCCCCGGGAAGGTCAGGGCGGCGCGTGCGCTGCGCGCACGGCGGCGATCGTGTCGGCCTCGGAGGCCGGCTTGTCCGGGCGGTAGCGGACGACGCGGGCGAAGCGGAGGGTGAGGCCCGCCGGGTAGCGGGAGGAGACCTGGACACCGTCGTAGGCGATCTCGACGACAAGCTCCGGGCGGACGGCCACGACGTGGCCGTCGTCGCTGACGGCGAGGTCGAGGAGGCGATCCGTCTGCCAGGAGAGCACCGCGTCGGTGAGCCCCTTGAAGGTCTTGCCGAGCATGACGAAGGACCCGTCCTCGCCCCGCGCCCCCAGGTGCAGGTTGGACAGCTTGCCGGTGCGCCGCCCGTGCCCCCACTCGGCGGCGAGCACCACGAGGTCCAGTGTGTGGACCGGCTTGACCTTGATCCAGGAGGCCCCGCGGCGCCCGGCCGCGTAGGGAGCGTCGTCACCCTTGACGACGACCCCTTCGTGCCCGCGCTCCAACGTGGCCGCCATGAAGTCCTCGGCCGCACGCAGCGCCGCGGGGTCCGCGGGGTCGGCGACGACGGCCCGCCGTACCCGGGCCCGCTCGGGTACGAGCGCGTCGAGCTCCGCGCGGCGCTCGACGTACGGCAGGCCGAGCAGATCGCGGTCGTCCGCGTAGAGCACGTCGAAGAAGACCGCGTGCACGGGCATGGCGCGGGCGGCCGCGGCGACGTCGACCCGGGAGCCGACGCGGCCCGCGGTCTCCTGGAAGGGCCGCGGCCGCCCCTCGGCGTCGAAGGCCAGCACCTCCCCGTCGAGGACGAACCGCAGGCCGGCCAGGGCGCGTACGGTCGTGACGATCTCCGGCAGGCGGTCGGTGACGTCGTCGAGCGTGCGGGTGAAGAGCCGGACGTCGTCGCCGTCGCGATGCGCCTGGATGCGGATGCCGTCGAGCTTCTCCTCGACCGCGCACGGCCCGCCGATCTTGGCGACGGCCTCCGGCACGGACTTGGCGGAGGCCGCGAGCATGGGCAGCAGCGGGCGGCCCACGGCGAGCCGGAAGTCGGCGAGCGCGGCCGGGCCCTGGGCGAGCAGCGCCTGGGCGACCGGTTCGAGGGCGCCGGCCAGCATGACCGCCCGCCTCACGTCGGCGGGTGACGCCCCGGTGGCCGCCGCCAGGCCCTCCGCCGCGGCGGCGTCGAGCGCGCCCTGCCGGACCTCGCCGGTGATCAGGCCGATCAGGTACTCCTGCTCGACGGCGGTGGCCGCGCCCAGCAGGTCCTGGAGCAGGCCGCGCCGCCCTGCCTGCGCGCCCTGGCCGGAAACGGCGGCGACCGCGGTGAGCGCCGCGTCCACCTCGGCGACGGTCAGCGCGGCGCCGGGCGCGGGCGCCGCCCGGTCCCGGAGCGCGGCCCAGCCGACGCCGAGCCGGCCCTGCGGGAGCCGGCCCGCGAGGTAGGCGATGGCGATGGGGGCGTCCTGCGGTCCGACGTCCCGGAAGAAGCCGGCGAGGAGTTCGGTCTTGCGGGATCGCGACGACGTGTCCGCGACCTCCCGCGAGACCCGGGCGACCTCGGCGAAGAGCATGTGTCCATCCTGCGACGGCCCGGGGCGAAGTGCGCGGGTTCACTCGAACGGGTAATCGAAAAGGTGTGCGAACAGGGGTTATGGTGAGGGCATGAGCCATCAGCAGACGTCACTCTTCGCCACCGGCGCACCGGCCCTCGGCAGCCTGGACCGGGCGCGGCGCACCGCGCTCGGGCGCGGCGCGTGGATAGACGTGCTGCCGGGCTGGCTGAGCGGTGCCGACGACCTCTTCGCCGAGCTGGCCGACCGGGTCCCGTGGCGCGAGGAGCGCCGCGCCATGTACGACAGCGTGGTGGCTGTGCCGCGCCTGCTCGCCCACTACGGCGAGGGCGAGCGGCTGCCGGACCCGGTGCTCACCGAGGCCCGCGACCGGCTGAGCGGGCACTATGCGGCGGAGCTGGGGGAGTCCTTCGTCAGCGCGGGCCTGTGCTTCTACCGGGACGGCCGGGACAGCGTCGCCTGGCACGGCGACCGTTTCGGGCGCGGTGCCACGCGCGACACGATGGTCGCGATCCTCTCGCTCGGCGAGCCCCGGCCGCTGCTGCTGCGCCCGCGCGGCGGCGGCGCCCCCGCCTCCAAGGTGCCGCTGGGCCACGGCGACCTGATCGTGATGGGCGGCAGTTGCCAGCGCACGTGGGACCACGCGATACCCAAGACCCGCTCGGCGGTCGGCGGCCGGATCAGCGTCCAGTTCCGCCCCCGCGGCGTGGCCTGACGCCCACCCCGCGGGCCGGTTCCGTCCGGGGCGGCCAGGGCGGGATGTGTCCGCAGGTGCGGGGCGCGGGTGGGCGCGCATGATGGAAGGGGGCCGTCCGGAGTATCAGCCGGGCGGCGGACCCGGCCGGTTTCCGCCGCTTGCGGGTGGGCAGGCGGGCGGGTGGACGGGCCGGCGCGGCGGCGCAGGCGTACCACCCCGAGCAGGAAGGACGTGGTGATCCGTGCGAACCGCATCCCTCTCAGCATGTCCGGCCGCCGTCCTGCGGGCGGCGTCCGGCGCAGACCTCAGGCCGCCGGGTGAAGCAGGTGCGGCGACATGACCGAGCGGATCGACGGCACCATGGGCGACGACGTGTATCAGCCGGACGACAGCAGCGAGATCCAGGAGGACACCGGGCCCCTGGAACCCGAGGACACCCTGGACGACCGGGGGATCGCCGAGGTGCTCGACGAGGGGTATTCACCTCCCGAGCGTCCCTTGGGCGTGGACGACGTCGGTACGACGGCGGCGGAGCAGCAGGCGGGCGAGAGCCTGGACGAGCGGTTGCCGCGCGAGCGCCCCGACGTCGAGCCGAGCCCGGACGACGGCCTGGGCGACGCGAGCGACACCGATGGCGAGCTGGTCGACGTGGAGGCGGGCGAGCTGCGCTCCGGCCGGCTGGTCGCCCCCGACGAGGGGTCGCACGCCCGCCTGGACGGCATGGTCGGCGAGGACGTCGGCATCGACGGCGGCGCGGCATCGGCTGAGGAAGCGGCCGTGCATGTCGTGGAGGACACGGACTGGCCGATGGAGGAGGACGACGAGGAGTGACCGCGAGGCCGTCCTGCCCGGTGGTGAAGGCCGGGCCGGGCGCGCGGAAGCGACGCAGCGAAGGCAAGGAGTCGGTGGCATGAGCGAACTGATGAAGCCCCAGGACACCCCCGGTGTGCCCGCCGGTCACGCACGCATCAGCGGGCCGGCGAACGTCCGCAGCCAGGCCGAGTATTTCGACGCCCGCGCCCGCGCCGACGCGGACGCCGTACAGGCGGCCCGCACCCACCACGACGGGCTGTCGGCCCGGGTGATCGCGTCGGGCGAGGGTGTGCACGAGCTGCTGGAGCGGCTGCGGCACCGCGGCACACCGAGCCGCGCCGACCTGCGGCTGCTTGCCGACGCGCTGGCCAAGCACTGCGAGGGCACCGAGGTCACCGCCCGCCGGGCGCTGGAGCGCCACCCCGCGGCGGCCGATGCCGTGCGGGAGGACCGCGCCGAGGGCGAGCGGCTGCTCCAGACGCTGTCGTACCTGATAGCCGGCAAGCTGCCGGAGGAGACCTACCCCCTGACGGCGAGTGGCGCGCTGGCCGACATCGACCAGTACGTCGGCCACGAGCAGCGCGACCTGGCCCCGGCGATCGACCGCGAGCTGTCCCCCCTCGAAAGCGCCCGCCTGGCCCGGTCCTTCCCGGGCTGAGGCCGGCGGCCCGCAGCACTCCCCACCAGCCTGCCGTCCGGAGAATGCGCTGGCCCCAGGCGCGGGCCTGCGGCCATGATGTGATCATGGCGCGTGATTTCGACGATCTGGTGGCCGAGGCCGACACGGTGTCCGTGGACGGCTGGGACTTCTCCTGGCTCGACGGACGGGCCACCGAGCAGCGCCCCTCCTGGGGGTATCAGCGGCTGATGGGGGAGCGGCTGGCCCGTGCCACGGCCGGGCTGGACATCCAGACCGGCGGCGGCGAGGTGCTCGCCGGGGTGCCGCGGCTGCCGCCGCTGATGGCCGCGACCGAGTCCTGGCCGCCGAATCTGGCCAAGGCCACCGCGCTGCTGCACCCGCTCGGCGCCGTCGTGGTAGCCGACGACGACGAGCCGCCGCTGCCCTTCGGCGACGCGGCCTTCGACCTGGTCGTCAGCCGGCACCCGGTCACCGTGTGGTGGCACGAGATCGCCCGGGTGCTGCGGCCCGGCGGCACGTACTTCTCCCAGCAGGTCGGCCCGGCCAGCGGTGTCGAGCTGGTCGAGTTCTTCCTCGGC includes:
- a CDS encoding endonuclease, which encodes MGEGERVERVLAAYGQTYAAEAGIALRDTPQPLYRLLVLTVLLSARIRSGTAVATARALAEAGLRDPRRMAAATWQERVDALGRGGYRRYDESTATQLGKGAALATERYGGDLRRLHEEAGADLGALRAALREFPGIGPAGADIFLREVQLVWPDIAPFFDSKALQGAAEAGLPDRPAPLRRAAGDAEPAVLAAALVRVALDK
- a CDS encoding ATP-dependent DNA ligase — its product is MLFAEVARVSREVADTSSRSRKTELLAGFFRDVGPQDAPIAIAYLAGRLPQGRLGVGWAALRDRAAPAPGAALTVAEVDAALTAVAAVSGQGAQAGRRGLLQDLLGAATAVEQEYLIGLITGEVRQGALDAAAAEGLAAATGASPADVRRAVMLAGALEPVAQALLAQGPAALADFRLAVGRPLLPMLAASAKSVPEAVAKIGGPCAVEEKLDGIRIQAHRDGDDVRLFTRTLDDVTDRLPEIVTTVRALAGLRFVLDGEVLAFDAEGRPRPFQETAGRVGSRVDVAAAARAMPVHAVFFDVLYADDRDLLGLPYVERRAELDALVPERARVRRAVVADPADPAALRAAEDFMAATLERGHEGVVVKGDDAPYAAGRRGASWIKVKPVHTLDLVVLAAEWGHGRRTGKLSNLHLGARGEDGSFVMLGKTFKGLTDAVLSWQTDRLLDLAVSDDGHVVAVRPELVVEIAYDGVQVSSRYPAGLTLRFARVVRYRPDKPASEADTIAAVRAAHAPP
- a CDS encoding alpha-ketoglutarate-dependent dioxygenase AlkB, translated to MSHQQTSLFATGAPALGSLDRARRTALGRGAWIDVLPGWLSGADDLFAELADRVPWREERRAMYDSVVAVPRLLAHYGEGERLPDPVLTEARDRLSGHYAAELGESFVSAGLCFYRDGRDSVAWHGDRFGRGATRDTMVAILSLGEPRPLLLRPRGGGAPASKVPLGHGDLIVMGGSCQRTWDHAIPKTRSAVGGRISVQFRPRGVA
- a CDS encoding DUF5709 domain-containing protein, with the protein product MTERIDGTMGDDVYQPDDSSEIQEDTGPLEPEDTLDDRGIAEVLDEGYSPPERPLGVDDVGTTAAEQQAGESLDERLPRERPDVEPSPDDGLGDASDTDGELVDVEAGELRSGRLVAPDEGSHARLDGMVGEDVGIDGGAASAEEAAVHVVEDTDWPMEEDDEE
- a CDS encoding class I SAM-dependent methyltransferase, whose translation is MARDFDDLVAEADTVSVDGWDFSWLDGRATEQRPSWGYQRLMGERLARATAGLDIQTGGGEVLAGVPRLPPLMAATESWPPNLAKATALLHPLGAVVVADDDEPPLPFGDAAFDLVVSRHPVTVWWHEIARVLRPGGTYFSQQVGPASGVELVEFFLGPQPGARGGPRHPDRVAEGVRSAGLELVRLRPETLRMEFHDIGAVVYFLRKVIWMVPDFTVDRYRDRLRELHDRITAEGPFVTRSTRMLVEARKTAV